A DNA window from Amycolatopsis sp. DSM 110486 contains the following coding sequences:
- a CDS encoding sigma-70 family RNA polymerase sigma factor — protein sequence MTGMRARRQVADEALVRTLFAEHGKAMLAYATRLLGDRAAAEDVVQEALVRAWRNPDSLVNGKGSVRAWLLTVVRNLVVDKVRARAARPTEVAESPTTVPVARDHSSAVVDSIVVREALDGLSPEHREVLEQVYLRGHTVPEAAAQLGIPAGTVKSRSHRALRLLRESFGGRQPVGAA from the coding sequence ATGACCGGGATGCGAGCCCGCCGGCAGGTGGCCGACGAGGCACTCGTGCGGACGTTGTTCGCCGAACACGGCAAGGCGATGCTCGCCTACGCCACGCGGCTGCTTGGCGACCGCGCGGCGGCGGAGGACGTTGTGCAGGAGGCGCTGGTCCGTGCGTGGCGCAACCCGGACAGCCTGGTCAACGGCAAGGGTTCCGTACGGGCGTGGCTGCTCACGGTCGTACGCAACCTCGTCGTCGACAAGGTCCGGGCGCGCGCGGCCCGGCCAACGGAGGTCGCCGAATCGCCGACGACCGTGCCGGTCGCTCGTGACCACTCCTCGGCGGTGGTCGACTCGATCGTGGTGCGGGAGGCGCTCGACGGCCTGTCGCCCGAACACCGCGAGGTGCTGGAGCAGGTGTACCTGCGTGGCCACACGGTGCCGGAAGCCGCAGCGCAGCTGGGCATTCCGGCAGGCACCGTGAAGTCGCGCTCGCACCGCGCCCTGCGCCTGCTGCGCGAATCGTTCGGCGGTCGGCAACCGGTGGGTGCCGCGTGA
- the tsaA gene encoding tRNA (N6-threonylcarbamoyladenosine(37)-N6)-methyltransferase TrmO: protein MTHFELQPIAHVESSLTDLDGAPKQPDEGAPPAWLVFSPSVGEGLRDLRAGQQVLVFTWLHLADRSVLSVRPRSDPTRAMAGVFSTRSPARPNPIGLHRAEIVEVDGLRVLVSHLEAIDGTPVVDVKPVRSPDDG, encoded by the coding sequence ATGACCCACTTCGAGCTCCAGCCCATCGCCCATGTCGAATCCTCGTTGACGGACCTCGACGGGGCGCCGAAACAACCTGATGAAGGCGCGCCCCCGGCGTGGCTGGTGTTTTCTCCGTCTGTCGGCGAAGGCTTGCGCGATTTGCGAGCCGGTCAGCAGGTGCTCGTGTTCACCTGGCTGCACCTGGCCGACCGCTCGGTGCTGTCCGTGCGCCCGCGCAGCGATCCGACGCGCGCGATGGCCGGGGTGTTCAGCACACGCTCGCCCGCGCGGCCGAATCCGATCGGGCTGCACCGCGCGGAGATCGTCGAGGTCGACGGGTTGCGCGTGCTCGTTTCGCACCTCGAAGCGATCGACGGCACCCCCGTGGTCGACGTGAAGCCGGTGCGCTCTCCGGACGACGGGTAG
- a CDS encoding carbon-nitrogen hydrolase family protein — protein MITYSGSFKAAAVQAEPVWLDADATIDKSIALMAEASRNGAGLITFPETFVPGYPWWLWLDSPAWGMQFVGRYHENSISLDSPRFKRLLDGAKQHGINVVMGFSEQSGGSLYMAQATISADGELVGARRKLKPTFVERTVYGEGDGSDLVVHDVAGIGRVGALCCWEHLQPLTKYAMYGMDEQVHVASWPSFSVYKGAAYALGAEVNTSASRMYAVEGQCFVIAPCALVGDAGMELFCDTPMKEQLLQRGGGFARIFGPDGSPLAEPLAEDEEGILYADIDLSAIPIAKAAADPVGHYSRPDVTRLLLNRTRRRPVEETRPAPEQIEEIPAEPAAV, from the coding sequence GTGATCACCTACTCGGGCTCTTTCAAGGCAGCGGCCGTGCAGGCGGAGCCGGTGTGGCTGGACGCCGACGCGACCATCGACAAGTCGATCGCACTCATGGCCGAGGCCTCGCGCAACGGCGCCGGTTTGATCACCTTCCCGGAGACGTTCGTCCCGGGGTACCCGTGGTGGCTGTGGCTCGACTCGCCGGCGTGGGGCATGCAGTTCGTGGGCCGCTACCACGAAAACTCGATCAGCCTCGACAGCCCGCGCTTCAAGCGGCTGCTCGACGGCGCGAAGCAGCACGGCATCAACGTGGTGATGGGCTTTTCCGAGCAGTCGGGCGGCAGCCTGTACATGGCGCAGGCGACGATCTCCGCCGACGGCGAGCTGGTCGGCGCCCGCCGCAAGCTGAAGCCGACGTTCGTGGAGCGCACGGTGTACGGCGAGGGCGACGGCTCCGACCTGGTGGTGCACGACGTCGCCGGCATCGGCCGCGTCGGCGCGCTGTGCTGCTGGGAGCACCTGCAGCCGCTCACGAAGTACGCGATGTACGGCATGGACGAGCAGGTGCACGTGGCTTCGTGGCCGAGCTTCTCCGTCTACAAGGGAGCGGCGTACGCGCTCGGGGCGGAGGTGAACACGTCGGCTTCGCGCATGTACGCGGTGGAGGGGCAGTGTTTCGTGATCGCTCCGTGCGCGCTCGTGGGTGACGCCGGGATGGAGCTGTTCTGCGACACCCCGATGAAGGAACAGCTGCTCCAGCGCGGCGGCGGGTTCGCGCGCATCTTCGGCCCGGACGGCAGCCCGCTCGCCGAGCCGCTGGCGGAGGACGAGGAAGGAATCCTGTACGCGGACATCGATCTTTCGGCGATCCCGATCGCGAAGGCGGCGGCGGACCCGGTCGGGCACTACTCGCGGCCCGATGTGACGCGGCTGCTGCTGAACCGCACCCGGCGTCGTCCGGTGGAGGAAACCCGGCCGGCGCCTGAGCAGATCGAGGAAATCCCCGCCGAGCCGGCGGCTGTCTAA
- a CDS encoding helix-turn-helix domain-containing protein — protein sequence MSMVLTTDTQPEAERVAFWHEVVCRSFVPLNVATPDAEAFSGSVANDRLGRVQLSTVHAAAQRVRRTPRLVAEAGDEFVLLGLQRLGPGVVTQDGRRAVIRPGDLVFYDAARPYELWFPGEFEMKVFMVPRRFLGVGDADLHRVTATTLRPDAGVPALASPFLARLTAAEGAAGERLAASALNLLESLVLDGAETPEPTLLLRIRTFIADHLGEPDLSPATIAAAHRISVRYLHKLFSADGVSVVRWIQQQRLAESRRDLGRTSATVAAIAHRWGFSDAAHFSRSFKAAYGVSPREWRIASAPGRGGAD from the coding sequence ATGAGCATGGTGCTGACAACCGACACGCAGCCGGAGGCCGAACGCGTGGCCTTCTGGCACGAGGTCGTGTGCCGTTCGTTCGTGCCGCTCAACGTCGCCACTCCCGACGCCGAAGCGTTCTCCGGCTCCGTCGCCAATGACCGCCTCGGCCGCGTCCAGCTCTCCACCGTGCACGCCGCCGCGCAGCGCGTCCGCCGGACTCCGCGGCTCGTGGCCGAGGCGGGCGACGAGTTCGTGCTCCTCGGTTTGCAGCGGCTCGGCCCCGGCGTGGTCACGCAGGACGGCCGCCGCGCCGTGATCCGCCCCGGCGACCTGGTGTTCTACGACGCCGCGCGTCCGTACGAGCTGTGGTTCCCCGGCGAGTTCGAGATGAAGGTCTTCATGGTGCCGCGCCGGTTCCTCGGCGTCGGCGACGCGGATCTGCACCGCGTCACGGCCACCACGCTGCGCCCCGACGCCGGCGTGCCCGCGCTCGCCTCGCCGTTCCTGGCGCGGCTCACCGCGGCCGAAGGCGCGGCGGGCGAACGGCTGGCCGCGTCGGCGTTGAACCTGCTCGAATCGCTGGTCCTCGACGGCGCCGAAACGCCCGAGCCGACGCTCCTGCTGCGGATCCGCACCTTCATCGCCGACCACCTCGGCGAGCCCGACCTGTCGCCGGCGACGATCGCGGCCGCGCACCGGATTTCCGTGCGCTACCTGCACAAGCTCTTCTCCGCCGACGGCGTGTCCGTCGTGCGCTGGATCCAGCAGCAGCGGCTGGCGGAATCGCGCCGCGACCTGGGCCGCACCAGCGCGACGGTCGCCGCCATCGCCCACCGCTGGGGCTTCTCGGACGCTGCGCACTTCAGCCGTTCGTTCAAGGCGGCCTACGGGGTTTCACCACGGGAGTGGCGGATCGCTTCCGCTCCCGGCCGGGGCGGCGCAGACTGA